The Nitrospirota bacterium nucleotide sequence GGCTCGTTCGACCGTTTATCATTGGCAAGTTTTGCCGGTGTGTATCGGCAAAACGTAACAGGGTGCGTTAACCCACACAGCAGGAAGGGGTAGTCTCATGGGAACGAATCACATCGGTTCTCTCATCAGGGAGATGCGAAAGGCCGCCGGGATGTCGCAGATGCGGCTCGCCGAGAAAATCGGCGTCTCCTACCAACAGGTCCAGAAGTACGAAAAAGGGGCCAGCAAGCTCAGCGTGCAGCGGCTCACACAGATAGCCAACGTCTTTGGGGTTCCGGTGACGGCCTTTCTCGAAAACGACAAGCTCGACAAGGTCGCGGAGTCCCAGGCTGCCTTCTCCAACCTCTCGGACGACGAGGCCAAGCTCCTGATGCTTTACAGGAGGCTCCGGAGGAAGAAGCTCAAGGACGGGTTCGTCGAGATGCTCAGGGACATTGTGCGGATGTCGGAAAGCACGCAACCGGGGGTCTGAGCTCCTTCTTCATCAGAACCGCATCCTCCCGGGGAGAGGCGTAGTAGCCGGCCCTCCGGAAGACGGCCCGGAAACCGAGCTGCCCGTAAAGGTTTCTGGCCGCCTCGTTTGATTCCCTCACCTCAAGCCGGACCGTCCGTACGCAAGAGGCCTCCAAAACGCGCAGGACCTCCTGGGCGAGCGCCCGGCCCACGCCCCGTCTCCGCACCCCTTCGCGGACCGCCAGGGCCAGTATCTCGGCCTCATCCAGGACGCGCTTGGCAAAGGCATACCCCAGCACCCGTCCCTCCGAGAGGGCCACCCGTGCGAGGGAGCCCGGGGAGTCCATGGCCTGCCGGAGGCTGAGCCATGACCAGGGATGGGAAAAGCTTTCCCTGGCCACCTCGGCGACCTCCGGAAGGTGCTCCGGGCGCATTTGCTCTATGTGGACTTCCATTTCAGCTCAGCCTCGGACTTCCTCAGATAAAGGGGCGCAAGCCCGGCCGGCTCGGTGAACTCCCCCCGTCGGGCCCGCTCCATCCCCAGGCGGGCCAGGGACGCGGGGGAGGGGACCATGAGGCCCGGCAGGGCGAAGTGGGCCCGCCCTCCCAGGACCTCCGTCAATACCGTCCGGTACATCCGCGCCCCCTCGCCCATGAAGACGACGCCCTCCTCCCGGGCCAGCTCCCGGGCTAGGTCTCCGGCCGCGACGGCCCGCTCCGGGATGAGCCGCTCCATCCTGCCCGCGGCAAAGACGAACACCCCGGCGTAGACCTCCTTCTTCCGTGCGTCGAGCATGGGGCAGACCGGGTAGCGCGCGAAGGGCAGGGAGCAGGCGAAGGCCTCCAGGGTGGGCACGGAAACTAACTTCACCCCCGTGGCGAAGGCCAGCCCCTGGGCGGTGCTCACCGCGATGCGCAAGCCGGTGAAGGAGCCCGGCCCCACCGCCACGGCCAGGGCGTCCAGCTCCCCCAGGGCCACGCCCGACTGCCCGAGGACGTAGTGCACCTCGGCCATCAGCTTCTCCGAGTGGGTGGCCTTGACGTTCAGGCGTACCTCCGTGACGAGGCCCCGTGCGTCGTCCATGAGGGCCACTCCGCCGAGCATGGTGGAGGTCTCTATGGCAAGCACCATCATTGCCGCGTCCTTGCGACTATTGTAATGGAAATCATGAGACAGAGCGAGGCCGACAGCGTTATCGCCCTGGCCGACCCCAGCGCACCGGCCACGCTTCCCACCAGGAGATACCCGGCGGGGGCCATGCCCAGGAAAACCAGCGTGTACACGCTCATCACCCGGCCCCGGATGCCGTCGGGGGTGCGCAGCTGAACGGCGCTGTTGGCCGCGGCCAGAAAGGCCACCACCAGGAGCCCTATGGCGACCATAAGGCCGAGCGACAGGGGATAGCTCCGGGAGAGGGAGAAGGCCACGAGGGTGGCGGGCAAGACGATGGAGGCAAGGCCCATGAACCTGTCCTTCTCCCGGATGTCTCCCTTGAAGGCGAGGGTCAGCGCCGCGACAAGGGCGCCGGCCCCCGACGCACCCGTCAGGAAGCCCAGGCCCTGCGCGCCCTTTCCCAGGATGTCCTCGGCGAAGACTGGGAGCTGGGAGATGAAGGGCAGCCCGAAGAGGCTGAAGGCGGCCACCAGGAGGATGGGCCTTCGGACGCCGGGCTCGGTGCGGATGAAGCCCACTCCCTGGGCGATGTCCCTGAGGAGGTTGCCGGTTCCCGCGCTGCGCAGCCCCGGGGTGCGCACCAGGGCCAGGGCCAGGACGACGGCAAGAAAGCTCGCCGCGTTCAGGTAGAAACAGGCCGCCACCCCCAGGCTCGTGATGATGATGCCCGCCAGCACGGGGCCTATCATGCGGGCGCCGTTGAAGGCGGCGGAATTCAGGGCGATGGCGCTCAGCAGGTTCGGCTTCTCCACCATCTCGATGAGGAAGGACTGCCGGGTGGGGATGTCCACGGCGTTGACGGTCCCCAGCAGGCACGCCAGCACCACGACGTGCCAGACGGTGACCACCCCCAGGCTGGTGAGCACGCCGATGAGAAGGGCGGGCACGATGGAGATGGACTGGGTGAAAAGGAGGAGGTTTCTCTTGGGGAACCTGTCGGCGGCCGCGCCTCCCAGAAGGCTGAAAAGCAGGATGGGAAGCGAGGCGGCCATGTAGACGATGCCCAGGTCGAAGGGGGATTTGGTCAGCGAGTAGACCAGCCACCCCTGGGCCGTGGACTGCATCCAGGTGCCGGAGAAGGAGACGACCTGCCCCGCCCAGAAGAGCTGGAAGTCCCTGTAGCGGATGGCCGAGAACCTGCCCGTTGTGCGCATAACGGATATTCTACCCCATTGCCTCCGGAAGGGCGCGAAGAGCCAGCCTCGCGGAGGCCTCCGGGTTTTTTTCTCCCGGGCCTGTTTCCAACAAGGGTATGGCGAGGAAATCCCGTCCCCGGGGATAGACGGCTGCGTGGAGCGGTTTGATGCATAAGGCACCCAACCTTACAGTTCATTGACGGAAGATAATTTATCTGCTAAGAGATATGCATACGAATACCAGTGAAGAGGCGCACCATGGCAAACCCTTTCGTTCACATCGAATTGCAGACGCAGGACGTGGAAAGGTCAGACAAGTTCTACTCGAGCCTGTTCGACTGGAAGCTGGTCAACGACTATGACTTCAAACCCGACGGCGATGTGGCCGAGGGAAAAGCCGCGGCGGCGGAGTTGGTTCAATATTTCAAGGCGGATGTTCCCGAAGTCCAGTTGTCTTTATGGCTTGAGGACCGAGACAACCCTCTGCATCACTATCACGTCACGGTTTTCGATTCCCTGGAGACGTTTGAGCGCGTGCGGAAGTCCGACGCGATAAGACGGTTCGTTGACCGGTTGTTTCCCCATATCGCGCAGAGTACATATATTTCGCCGCTCACGGATGTCTGGCTGGCTGATGGGTCGGGAGTTAAGCCGGTGGCCTATTCATGAGCGGCCCAAGAGCAGGAGTCGACAAGCTTCATGAACCGCTATCCAACTCCGTTTCAATGATTGTGAAGACGCATCCCTGAAAGTTCTCCTGAGGGGGGCGGAAGGTGCAGGGCCCCTATGTCACCCTCATCAGAAACACCCGCGTTTCGGCCTTCTCCTGGATTTCCCGTGGTCCCCGAAATCCTACAAAATTGTCTGACAAAATTGTCGGCCCTACATTTTTTGCAGGGTATGCGCTTTTCTAGTTTATTGATTATTCAGCATTACCACATTGGCATGATTTATGTATATAAGGGGGGAAATATTTTGTGGGAGGGGTATATGAAAATGGTCTCTGCGATAATCAAGCACCACAAGCTTGACGACGTAAGAAAGGCGCTGGTCGAAGCCGGGGTAAAGGGGATGACCACTGTGGAGGTCAAGGGCTTCGGAAGGCAGAAGGGACACAAGGAGGTCTACAGGGGGGCGGAATACGTGGTGAACTTTGTGCCGAAGGTGAAGGTGGAGGTTGCGGTGGAACGGGAAAGCCTCGATGACGTGGTCGGCGCCATCTTGAGTTCTGCGCGGACCGGCGAGCAGGGGGAAATCGGTGACGGAAAGATATTCGTCTACGGCCTTGAAAACGTCGTAAGAATACGGACCGGAAGCACCGGCAAGGAGGCCCTCTGAGATGAGAAAATTAGCGCTGAGCGCATTTTTCATTTTTGCCATGAGCGCCCCTGCCTTGGCCCAGGGGGCCCCGGGCATCGACACCGGCGACACGGCCTGGATACTGGTGTCCTCCGCCCTGGTCCTTTTGATGACCCCCGGACTGGCGATGTTTTACGGCGGCATGGTCAGGTCAAAAAACGTGCTTGGCACCATCATGCACAGCTTTGTCGCCATAGCTGTGGTCAGCGTGCAGTGGGTGCTGGTGGGCTACAGCCTGGCCTTCGGGCCCGACATAAACGGCTTCATAGGCGGACTTGACTGGTTCGCCCTGCACGGCGTGGGGCTTCAGGCCAATGCCGACTACGCCCCGACGATTCCGCACATGACGTTCATGATTTACCAGTGCATGTTCGCAATCATAACGCCGGCACTCATAAGCGGGGCCCTCGCCGAGCGGATAAAATTCTCGGCGTATCTGGTTTTCATACTGCTCTGGAGCACGCTCGTCTACGACCCCGTGGCGCACTGGATATGGGGCGTGGGCGGCTGGCTGAAGCAGCTCGGCGCCCTGGACTTCGCAGGCGGCATGGTGGTGCACCTTACGTCGGGCATCTCGGCCCTCATCGCCGCGCTCCTGATAGGAAAGCGAAAAAACTACGGCCAGGAGGCGATGACGCCCCACAACCTGCCCATGACGGTGCTGGGGGCGGGGCTTCTGTGGTTCGGCTGGTTCGGCTTTAACGCCGGAAGCGCCCTTTCCTCGGGCGGGCTCAGCACCATGGCCTTCGTCAACACCCACACGGCCGCCGCGACGGCGACCCTGGTGTGGGTCATCGTCGAATGGCTCCACAGGGGCCAGCCCACCATGTTCGGCGCGGCCACGGGCTCGATAGCGGGCCTGGCCACGATTACCCCCGCTGCCGGATTCGTCAGCCCGGCCTCGGCCATTGCGATAGGGGCCGCGGCGGCCGTGCTTTGCTACGGTGCCCTCAACGCAAAAACCAAACTCGGCTATGACGATTCCCTCGACGCCTTCGGCGTGCACGGCGTGGGCGGCTTCACGGGCACCATCGGAGCGGGGCTTTTTGCCTCGGTCGCGATAAACGCCTCCGGCGCCAATGGCCTGTTCCTCGGCAACGTGCAGACCATCATCATCCAGCTCAAGGCCCTTGCGGTAGTGGGGGCCTATTCACTTGCCGTTACGTATATCCTCCTGAAGCTCATCGACAAGACCATCGGCCTCAGAATTAGCGACGAGCACGAGGTCATGGGCCTGGACCTCAGCCAGCACAAGGAATCCGGATACGACATGTTCTAGGATGTCGAAAAGGGGGCGTCGGCCCTTTTGGGCCTTTGGCCGGCTGCCGCCGTGGTTTGATGCAGAGTACCCTGGGGATTGGAGCTGTCCCGTCATGACGGGACAGCTCCGATAAGATGTAAATGCTGAGAAGGCTTCTCCAATTCCGCCGATACCCTCCCTGTCCGCCATTGACGGAGGGCACTCTATCTGATAAGAGATAAGCATCACCTTGAGGAGTCGCAGTGATAAATACGAAGAAATGAAACCGCGACCAAAGTCATCACAGGTGTCAATGGTTTGGAGAGCTCTCTCGCCTTTTATCGCGAGGGGATGGTTTGCCGGTGGAAAGGATTATCGGCACGGAGTTTCAAGCTGGCACCATCGCCTTGAAGGCGAGGCTCAAGCTGAAAGAGTTCTGAGTGCGGGGTCCTTCTGCTTCACAACGAGCCGGGAAAGAAATAATGGAGGCTCATATGCAAAATATCACACCGTGTCTGTGGTTCGACGACCAAGCCGAGGAGGCAGCGAAGTTTTATACCTCCGTTTTCAAGAATGCAAAGCTCGGAAGCACCACCCGCTATGGCGCGGCGGGGGCGGAGGCATCCGGCAGACCGAAAGGGACGGTGATGACGGCCGCGTTTCAGCTCGAAGGGCATGAATTCGTGGCGTTAAACGGTGGCCCGGTGTTCACATTCAACGAGGCGGTATCGTTTATGGTGCACTGCGAGACGCAGGAGGAAGTGGATTATTATTGGGAAAAACTCTCCGAAGGCGGGGACGAGAAGGCACAACAGTGCGGCTGGCTCAAAGACAAATACGGCCTGTCATGGCAGATAGTTCCCACCGTTTTGGGCAAGATGCTACAGGACAAGGACCCCAGGAAGTCCGAAAATGTCACGAAGGCGTTGATTCAAATGAAGAAGATTGATATTGCGAAATTAAAGGCAGCATACGAGGCGAAATGATATGTCGAGGCGATGAGGGAATGTGGCCTGCTTTAAAGTGTCCTGTAAATCCACGGTCATCCTAACCAAGCAGAATCAAGACGTGTAAGTGAAATCCCTGAACGCCCCTGCCGTTTGAAAGGACTGTTCCTTAGACGTGTCCGGTCCCTGGGGCCCTACTCGCCTTCGAACTCGGTGAGGGCGAAGTACTTGTAACCCTTCTCCCTGAGCCTCCGGGAGCCGCCCACGTCGGGCAGGTCCACGACGAAGGCCATCTCGGATATCCGGGCCCCCAGCTTCTCGATGAGGCTGGCCGAGGCCAGGGCGGTCCCCCCGGTGGCCAGGAGGTCGTCTATCAGGAGCACCTGGGTGCCCGGGGCGAGGGCGTCCTCGTGTATCTCTATGATGTCGGTGCCGTACTCGAGCTCGTACTCCTGCTGGACGACCACGGAGGGCAGCTTGCCCCTCTTTCTGATGGGGACGAAGCCCTTCCCCAGGGTGTAGGACAGGGCCCCGCCCAAGATGAACCCCCGGGACTCGATGCCCACGATGACGTCGAAGGGCACCGTGCCCTGGATATAGCGCTGGGTAAGGCTGTCTATGACCAGCCGGAAGCCCACGGGGTCCTTGATGAGGGTGGTGATGTCCCGGAACATGATGCCCCTCTTGGGGTAGTCCTTGATGGTGCGGATAAGGGATTTTATCGGCATTGCCTCCTCTCCTCTCAGTGGCCGCGGCAGGCGCAGCCCGTTCGGCGTATGCCGGGGATGGCGGCCAGTATAAGCCGCTTGACGTTCTGGGAGTTATCGGCCATTCTCTCCTGAATCATCTCCCAGGTGACGGGCTCCTCTTCCTCTTTCCAGCAGTCGTAGTCCGTGCTCATGGCGATGCCCTGGTAGCAGAGGCCCAGCTCCCGGGCCAGGGTGACCTCGGGCACCGTGGACATGTTGATGACGTCCGCCCCTAGGACGCGGAACATGTGGCTTTCGGCCCGGGTGGAAAACCGCGGCCCCTCTATGGTCACCATGGTGCCCCGGGCGTGGTGGCGGAGCCCCAGCCCCCGTGCGGTCGAGGCCAGGTGCTCCCGGAGGTCGCCGCAGAAGGGCTCGGCCATGGGCACGTGGACGACCTCCTCGTCGTGGTAGGTGAGGGGGCGGTGCCGGGTGAAGTCTATGAACTGGTCGATGAAGACGAAGTCCCCGGGGCGGATTTCCTCCCTGAGCGAGCCGCAGGCGGTGGTGGCCAGGATGTGGGTGCAGCCCGCCTCCTTGAGGGCGTAGATGTTGGCCTTGTAGTTCACCCCCGTGGGGTAGATGGAATGGTCCTTGCCGTGGCGGGCCAGGACCACCGTCTCCACGCCGTCCAGCACACCCGTGGTGAGGGGCGAGGACGGAAGCCCGTAGGGCGTCTGCACGGTGTGCTCCGCCATGTCTTTCATGAGCCGGGGGTCGT carries:
- a CDS encoding VOC family protein, with protein sequence MEAHMQNITPCLWFDDQAEEAAKFYTSVFKNAKLGSTTRYGAAGAEASGRPKGTVMTAAFQLEGHEFVALNGGPVFTFNEAVSFMVHCETQEEVDYYWEKLSEGGDEKAQQCGWLKDKYGLSWQIVPTVLGKMLQDKDPRKSENVTKALIQMKKIDIAKLKAAYEAK
- a CDS encoding ammonium transporter — encoded protein: MRKLALSAFFIFAMSAPALAQGAPGIDTGDTAWILVSSALVLLMTPGLAMFYGGMVRSKNVLGTIMHSFVAIAVVSVQWVLVGYSLAFGPDINGFIGGLDWFALHGVGLQANADYAPTIPHMTFMIYQCMFAIITPALISGALAERIKFSAYLVFILLWSTLVYDPVAHWIWGVGGWLKQLGALDFAGGMVVHLTSGISALIAALLIGKRKNYGQEAMTPHNLPMTVLGAGLLWFGWFGFNAGSALSSGGLSTMAFVNTHTAAATATLVWVIVEWLHRGQPTMFGAATGSIAGLATITPAAGFVSPASAIAIGAAAAVLCYGALNAKTKLGYDDSLDAFGVHGVGGFTGTIGAGLFASVAINASGANGLFLGNVQTIIIQLKALAVVGAYSLAVTYILLKLIDKTIGLRISDEHEVMGLDLSQHKESGYDMF
- a CDS encoding helix-turn-helix transcriptional regulator, with amino-acid sequence MGTNHIGSLIREMRKAAGMSQMRLAEKIGVSYQQVQKYEKGASKLSVQRLTQIANVFGVPVTAFLENDKLDKVAESQAAFSNLSDDEAKLLMLYRRLRRKKLKDGFVEMLRDIVRMSESTQPGV
- a CDS encoding adenine phosphoribosyltransferase; this encodes MPIKSLIRTIKDYPKRGIMFRDITTLIKDPVGFRLVIDSLTQRYIQGTVPFDVIVGIESRGFILGGALSYTLGKGFVPIRKRGKLPSVVVQQEYELEYGTDIIEIHEDALAPGTQVLLIDDLLATGGTALASASLIEKLGARISEMAFVVDLPDVGGSRRLREKGYKYFALTEFEGE
- a CDS encoding MFS transporter, encoding MRTTGRFSAIRYRDFQLFWAGQVVSFSGTWMQSTAQGWLVYSLTKSPFDLGIVYMAASLPILLFSLLGGAAADRFPKRNLLLFTQSISIVPALLIGVLTSLGVVTVWHVVVLACLLGTVNAVDIPTRQSFLIEMVEKPNLLSAIALNSAAFNGARMIGPVLAGIIITSLGVAACFYLNAASFLAVVLALALVRTPGLRSAGTGNLLRDIAQGVGFIRTEPGVRRPILLVAAFSLFGLPFISQLPVFAEDILGKGAQGLGFLTGASGAGALVAALTLAFKGDIREKDRFMGLASIVLPATLVAFSLSRSYPLSLGLMVAIGLLVVAFLAAANSAVQLRTPDGIRGRVMSVYTLVFLGMAPAGYLLVGSVAGALGSARAITLSASLCLMISITIVARTRQ
- the rimI gene encoding ribosomal protein S18-alanine N-acetyltransferase, encoding MEVHIEQMRPEHLPEVAEVARESFSHPWSWLSLRQAMDSPGSLARVALSEGRVLGYAFAKRVLDEAEILALAVREGVRRRGVGRALAQEVLRVLEASCVRTVRLEVRESNEAARNLYGQLGFRAVFRRAGYYASPREDAVLMKKELRPPVACFPTSAQCP
- the tsaB gene encoding tRNA (adenosine(37)-N6)-threonylcarbamoyltransferase complex dimerization subunit type 1 TsaB gives rise to the protein MMVLAIETSTMLGGVALMDDARGLVTEVRLNVKATHSEKLMAEVHYVLGQSGVALGELDALAVAVGPGSFTGLRIAVSTAQGLAFATGVKLVSVPTLEAFACSLPFARYPVCPMLDARKKEVYAGVFVFAAGRMERLIPERAVAAGDLARELAREEGVVFMGEGARMYRTVLTEVLGGRAHFALPGLMVPSPASLARLGMERARRGEFTEPAGLAPLYLRKSEAELKWKST
- the mtnP gene encoding S-methyl-5'-thioadenosine phosphorylase, which gives rise to MEEKVKVGVIGGSGMDDPRLMKDMAEHTVQTPYGLPSSPLTTGVLDGVETVVLARHGKDHSIYPTGVNYKANIYALKEAGCTHILATTACGSLREEIRPGDFVFIDQFIDFTRHRPLTYHDEEVVHVPMAEPFCGDLREHLASTARGLGLRHHARGTMVTIEGPRFSTRAESHMFRVLGADVINMSTVPEVTLARELGLCYQGIAMSTDYDCWKEEEEPVTWEMIQERMADNSQNVKRLILAAIPGIRRTGCACRGH
- a CDS encoding VOC family protein, with product MANPFVHIELQTQDVERSDKFYSSLFDWKLVNDYDFKPDGDVAEGKAAAAELVQYFKADVPEVQLSLWLEDRDNPLHHYHVTVFDSLETFERVRKSDAIRRFVDRLFPHIAQSTYISPLTDVWLADGSGVKPVAYS
- a CDS encoding P-II family nitrogen regulator — encoded protein: MKMVSAIIKHHKLDDVRKALVEAGVKGMTTVEVKGFGRQKGHKEVYRGAEYVVNFVPKVKVEVAVERESLDDVVGAILSSARTGEQGEIGDGKIFVYGLENVVRIRTGSTGKEAL